In Bacteroidales bacterium, the genomic stretch AGAAAAAGAAATATAATGGGTATAAGGATGCCCAGTGTCGTAAGCCAGGCCCCTCTCCCTTTGATGCCTTTTTTGCCTTTAAGAATGAATAATCCGGTGACAGCTATGATGATGAGTCCGGCAGCATAAATATCGGAAAACCAAGTCCACCACTTCCCGGGATTGTAATGCAGATAATTGATCTGGTAGAACACAGGCCTTCTTTCTGACTTTTCAATTGTTCCTTCCCCGGTATCAAGATTTACATCTATACTGCCATCTTCAATAAAGATTTTTAGCTTGCTGGGTTCAGGGAAATAATAGTTTTTAAAATTATTCTTTTCATCGAATGTCCCGGCAATCTCCATAGCTTTTGCCCGGTCTATTTCAGTTTTACTTTCCGGTAGCGATTCCAGTGTTATATTTTCACGGGTTATCACATAGCTCGGATTCCAGTCATCCAGATGATTTAGAGCTATCCCTGATAAAGCGTAGATTATGGTTAATCCAAAGAAGA encodes the following:
- a CDS encoding PepSY-associated TM helix domain-containing protein; this translates as MNWRKLNRILHRDFGYFFFGLTIIYALSGIALNHLDDWNPSYVITRENITLESLPESKTEIDRAKAMEIAGTFDEKNNFKNYYFPEPSKLKIFIEDGSIDVNLDTGEGTIEKSERRPVFYQINYLHYNPGKWWTWFSDIYAAGLIIIAVTGLFILKGKKGIKGRGAWLTTLGILIPIIFLFLYNQL